A single window of Psychromonas ingrahamii 37 DNA harbors:
- the rpoC gene encoding DNA-directed RNA polymerase subunit beta': protein MKDLLKFLKQQNKTKEFDGIKIGLASPEMVRSWSFGEVKKPETINYRTFKPEREGLFCARIFGPIKDYECLCGKYKRLKHRGVICEKCGVEVTQSKVRRDRMGHIELASPVAHIWFLKSLPSRIGLMLDMTLRDIERILYFESFVVVEPGMTDLERRQILLEEEYLDMLEQWGDEFEAVMGAEAIFSLLKQLDLDHEIAEMREELGTTNSETKRKKLTKRLKLVESFHQSSNKPEWMILTVLPVLPPDLRPLVPLDGGRFATSDLNDLYRRVINRNNRLKRLLDLAAPDIIVRNEKRMLQESVDALLDNGRRGRAITGSNKRPLKSLADMIKGKQGRFRQNLLGKRVDYSGRSVITVGPTLRLHQCGLPKKMALELFKPFVYGKLEALGLATTIKAAKKLVDREGGEVWDILEGVIREHPVLLNRAPTLHRLGIQAFEPVLIEGKAIQLHPLVCAAYNADFDGDQMAVHVPLTIEAQLEARTLMMSTNNILSPANGEPIIVPSQDVVLGLYYMTRSKINSLGEDMWFQSAKEAEKAYRAGAVGLQAIVKVRMKQVHIADDKSRTETTNIIETTVGRAILSLIMPEGLPFELVDLPMGKKQISTALNACYRLLGIKHTVIFADQLMYTGFEYATLSGASVCIDDMVIPTTKKTLVEAAEAEVQEIHEQFQAGLVTAGERYNKVIDIWASANEQVAKAMMENLSKDTVVNSKGEEVQQDSFNSVYMMADSGARGSAAQIRQLAGMRGLMAKPDGSIIETPITANFREGLNVLQYFISTHGARKGLADTALKTANSGYLTRRLVDIAQDLVITEKDCGSEDGLLVTPLIQGGDVVEALRERVLGRVVAQDIIKPGTKGEVLIARNVLLDEKLCDLIEEASVDQVWVRSVITCQTDFGACAQCYGRDLARGHMVGQGEAIGVMAAQSIGEPGTQLTMRTFHIGGAASRAASENNIQVKNTGKIKLHNAKFVINSEQKVVVTSRSTELTIIDKLGRTKENHRLPYGAVLEKQDGAEITSGEIIANWDPHTHPIITEVEGTVQFLDFIEGLSITKQADEFTGLSSTVIIDPAQRPNAGKELRPMVKLVDPQGNDLFIPGTDVAAQYALAANAIVSLEDGAKVRVGDAVARIPQESSKTRDITGGLPRVADLFEARTPKDAAILAEVSGTLAFGKETKGKRRLVITQANGEAYEEMVPKWRHLNIFEGEKIEKGEVISDGPESPHDILRLRGISPVANYITNEVQEVYRLQGVKINDKHIEVIVNQMLRKGTITDNGDSAFLVGEQAEVARVVIENRRLVAEGKAIATFDYQLLGITKASLATESFISAASFQETTRVLTEAAVAGKCDQLHGLKENVIVGRLIPAGTGFAHHRARAAAKAAELAPKVEETIVDTGTAEQNLADLLNAVDFGD, encoded by the coding sequence GTGAAAGACTTATTAAAGTTTTTAAAGCAGCAAAATAAAACCAAAGAATTTGATGGTATTAAAATTGGTTTAGCATCACCTGAAATGGTCCGCTCATGGTCATTTGGTGAAGTTAAAAAACCAGAAACAATTAACTACCGTACCTTTAAACCTGAACGTGAAGGTTTATTCTGTGCGCGTATCTTTGGTCCAATCAAAGATTACGAATGTTTATGTGGCAAGTATAAACGCCTGAAACATCGTGGTGTTATTTGTGAAAAATGTGGTGTTGAGGTAACTCAGTCTAAAGTTCGTCGTGACCGTATGGGCCATATCGAATTAGCATCCCCTGTCGCTCACATTTGGTTCCTTAAATCATTACCGTCTCGTATCGGCTTAATGCTTGATATGACCCTGCGTGATATTGAACGTATCCTCTATTTTGAATCTTTCGTGGTGGTTGAACCCGGCATGACAGATCTTGAGCGTCGTCAAATTCTTCTTGAAGAAGAATATTTAGACATGCTTGAGCAGTGGGGCGATGAGTTTGAAGCTGTAATGGGCGCAGAAGCTATCTTCTCGCTATTAAAACAGCTGGATCTCGATCATGAGATTGCTGAAATGCGTGAAGAGTTGGGGACTACTAACTCTGAGACTAAGCGTAAAAAATTAACTAAACGTCTGAAACTGGTTGAGTCTTTCCACCAGTCTTCAAACAAACCCGAGTGGATGATCCTGACTGTATTGCCAGTGCTTCCGCCGGATTTACGTCCGCTTGTGCCACTTGATGGCGGTCGTTTTGCGACATCGGATCTAAATGACTTATACCGTCGTGTTATTAACCGTAATAACCGTCTAAAACGCCTACTAGATTTAGCGGCGCCAGATATCATCGTACGCAACGAAAAGCGTATGTTACAAGAGTCTGTGGATGCATTATTAGACAATGGTCGTCGTGGTCGTGCTATTACAGGTTCTAACAAGCGTCCTCTGAAATCACTTGCTGATATGATCAAAGGTAAACAGGGTCGTTTCCGTCAGAATCTACTCGGTAAGCGTGTAGATTACTCCGGCCGTTCTGTAATTACAGTAGGACCGACACTGCGTTTACACCAGTGTGGTCTTCCTAAGAAAATGGCACTTGAACTGTTCAAGCCCTTTGTTTACGGAAAACTGGAAGCATTAGGTCTTGCGACGACTATTAAAGCGGCTAAAAAGCTTGTTGATCGTGAAGGTGGTGAAGTTTGGGACATTCTGGAAGGCGTGATTCGCGAACATCCAGTACTGCTTAACCGTGCACCCACACTGCACAGATTGGGTATCCAGGCATTTGAACCCGTACTGATTGAAGGTAAAGCGATTCAGCTTCACCCGCTGGTTTGTGCGGCATACAACGCCGATTTCGATGGTGACCAAATGGCGGTACACGTACCGTTAACTATTGAAGCACAGCTTGAAGCTCGTACTCTGATGATGTCGACCAATAACATCCTATCGCCAGCAAATGGTGAGCCGATTATTGTTCCTTCTCAAGATGTTGTACTTGGCCTTTATTACATGACTCGTTCTAAGATAAATTCATTAGGCGAAGACATGTGGTTCCAAAGCGCGAAAGAAGCAGAAAAAGCGTATCGTGCCGGTGCTGTTGGTTTACAAGCTATTGTTAAAGTACGTATGAAACAAGTTCATATTGCTGATGACAAGAGCCGTACAGAAACAACTAATATTATCGAAACAACCGTTGGCCGTGCGATTTTATCGTTAATTATGCCAGAAGGTCTGCCCTTTGAGCTTGTTGATTTACCCATGGGTAAAAAGCAAATATCGACTGCACTGAATGCCTGTTACCGTCTATTGGGTATTAAGCATACGGTTATTTTTGCTGACCAATTAATGTATACCGGTTTTGAATATGCAACCTTGTCAGGTGCTTCGGTATGTATCGACGATATGGTTATTCCTACTACTAAGAAAACCTTAGTTGAAGCTGCTGAAGCTGAAGTTCAGGAAATTCACGAACAGTTCCAGGCAGGTCTTGTAACTGCCGGTGAGCGCTACAACAAAGTTATCGATATCTGGGCAAGTGCGAATGAGCAGGTTGCCAAAGCGATGATGGAAAACCTTTCTAAAGATACTGTTGTTAATAGCAAAGGTGAAGAAGTTCAACAAGATTCGTTTAACAGCGTTTACATGATGGCCGACTCAGGTGCACGTGGTAGTGCTGCACAGATTCGTCAGTTAGCGGGTATGCGTGGTTTGATGGCTAAACCCGATGGTTCAATCATCGAAACGCCGATCACAGCGAACTTCCGTGAAGGTCTAAACGTACTTCAGTACTTTATCTCCACGCACGGTGCACGTAAAGGTCTGGCCGATACCGCACTTAAAACAGCAAACTCGGGTTATCTAACGCGTCGTCTTGTTGATATCGCGCAAGATCTAGTTATCACTGAAAAAGATTGTGGTAGTGAAGATGGTCTGCTAGTTACACCGCTTATCCAGGGTGGTGATGTTGTTGAAGCACTTCGTGAGCGTGTGCTTGGTCGTGTTGTGGCTCAAGACATCATTAAACCGGGAACCAAGGGCGAAGTCCTAATTGCCCGTAATGTTCTGCTTGATGAAAAACTATGTGACCTTATCGAAGAAGCATCTGTTGACCAAGTTTGGGTACGTTCAGTTATCACTTGTCAAACAGACTTTGGTGCTTGTGCACAATGTTACGGCCGTGACCTTGCTCGTGGCCATATGGTCGGTCAAGGTGAAGCAATCGGTGTTATGGCAGCGCAATCAATCGGTGAGCCAGGAACACAGCTTACAATGCGTACCTTCCACATCGGTGGTGCTGCATCTCGTGCCGCTTCTGAAAACAATATTCAGGTTAAGAATACGGGTAAAATCAAACTGCATAACGCTAAGTTTGTAATTAACTCTGAGCAGAAAGTAGTTGTTACTTCCCGTTCAACAGAATTAACTATTATTGATAAATTAGGCCGTACTAAAGAAAACCATAGACTGCCTTACGGTGCCGTTCTTGAGAAACAAGATGGTGCTGAAATCACCTCTGGTGAAATCATCGCTAACTGGGACCCGCATACACATCCAATTATTACGGAAGTGGAAGGTACTGTTCAGTTCTTGGACTTTATCGAAGGTCTGAGCATTACTAAACAAGCTGATGAATTTACCGGTTTATCAAGTACTGTTATTATTGATCCGGCACAGCGACCTAATGCTGGTAAAGAATTGCGTCCGATGGTTAAACTTGTCGATCCACAGGGTAATGACTTGTTTATTCCCGGGACAGATGTTGCGGCTCAATATGCACTTGCTGCAAACGCCATCGTTAGTCTTGAAGATGGTGCAAAAGTACGAGTGGGTGATGCGGTTGCACGTATTCCTCAAGAAAGCTCAAAAACACGTGACATCACGGGTGGTTTACCACGCGTTGCCGATCTGTTTGAAGCGCGTACGCCAAAAGATGCAGCCATTCTTGCAGAAGTTTCTGGTACGCTTGCATTTGGTAAAGAGACTAAAGGCAAACGCCGCTTAGTTATTACCCAGGCAAACGGTGAAGCTTATGAAGAAATGGTGCCTAAATGGCGTCACCTGAACATCTTCGAAGGTGAGAAGATTGAAAAAGGTGAGGTTATTTCTGATGGTCCTGAATCACCACATGATATTCTTCGTTTACGTGGTATTAGCCCGGTTGCTAACTACATCACTAATGAAGTACAGGAAGTTTACCGCTTACAGGGCGTAAAAATTAATGATAAACACATTGAAGTTATCGTTAACCAAATGCTACGTAAAGGTACAATTACTGATAATGGTGATTCTGCATTCTTAGTAGGCGAACAGGCTGAAGTTGCACGTGTTGTGATTGAAAACCGCCGCCTGGTAGCCGAAGGTAAAGCAATTGCTACTTTTGATTATCAATTATTAGGTATCACGAAAGCATCTCTGGCAACTGAGTCGTTTATCTCAGCCGCATCTTTCCAAGAAACAACACGGGTTCTTACGGAAGCTGCTGTTGCCGGCAAGTGTGATCAATTACACGGCCTGAAAGAGAATGTTATCGTTGGTCGTCTGATTCCTGCCGGTACTGGTTTCGCTCATCATAGAGCAAGGGCCGCTGCGAAAGCTGCTGAACTGGCACCAAAAGTTGAAGAAACAATTGTAGATACGGGTACAGCTGAACAAAACTTAGCTGACTTGCTAAATGCTGTTGATTTTGGTGATTAA